CTTCATGAGGAAAACGCTCCAAGGATATTCTTGCAGCTTTCTGATCCCCtatgattttattttgatattgaaGACCCATCCCCAGGTATTAAAAGACCAGACCCAgcccaaattaaaattttaatttcacatcAAATTCAACACATGTGTCCCCATTTGGGGCTCAGATCTGATCTGTAGTTTGGGAAGGTTTAGCAGCAAGAAATgggcatctgttttttttttgtttttttttttttttttttttgctctgttcTTTAATCTCTCCTAACCTGATCacattgttattgttgttgttgttgtcttcatcttgtttgtttttttttttttagcttcacaCGTGCATGGAAGAATCATGGAAGTGTTGCAAAAAGGCAATAGCATTCTAATATGTTACCATAGAATACTAAAAGTTGGTATCTTATGTGTAGCAGTCATGCTTTTGTGTCCAAAGTAATAATTTCATTCATTATGTGGTTCCCTGATAAGGACAATGAATTTTGTCCCTTACATCTTTAATACATCTCTTTCATTGAAGAGCCACCACATAGTCTGTTACTATTATATCCAACTCTATCCCAGAGGGTTGTTCCTTGATTGAAGTTCAACATGGTGGCTAGAGTCTTGCAGCATTCACTTGGCCTATAGGAAATCCATATGTTCATGGTATACTATGGCTGAGAATGCAGGATTGCCCTACCAACTACCATCTTTTCCCACATCCCTGTCATAATGAGTTATTTCAGTAAGCCTCCAGCTTTTGAAGCAACACCATAAATTTTCTTGGTTCACCTTTAACTGGCCACCAATTAAATATAATTCTGATGATCCCTGCTTATACCCATTCTCCAAGGGCAACTCCAGGAGTTCTCCCCTCTCTTTAGTGAGAAGGAGCATTCACACAATAATATACTTTCTTAGTATTCCTAACTGCCCATTGTTTCTTCTTccccagctcttcattttaatGATACTTCACATTTTCACCTCCTTAGACTTAAAGGGTAAAAGTGAATGGTGATGAAAATCTTAGGACCAGTTCATTTAACTCATTCCAATGGGCATTATGAACACATTTAGAATGTGAGGTACATGTCCTCTATGATCCTCAACTTGGGGGATTTAAACTAAACTTTGAAGCAACTGAAAAATCACATTCAAAAGTATCTACCATGTCCCTGACTTTTCATTACAAGGCATTTCCTGAGTCTCTTCACTGCTGAGGTACATCCTTATTAAGTAGCACTTTGActcaataaaaagaatgaaaattattcCCTTTCAGCCTAGAGGAAGTGGCTGCAGCTAAAGTGGTACCATATTGGATTTTCTTTGGATAATATGAGGATACTGTATTCGTTTCTTCAGATCAGCAGAAATATGCATCAGAGAAACCAAACCACCATCTCTGAGTTCATCCTCCTGGGTCTCTCCGGACAGACTGAGCAACAAAAACTTCTCTTTGTGCTTTTCCTGAGTATGTACCTAGTCACTGTGGTTGGGAATGGACTCATCATTCTGGCCATCAGCTTGGATTCTAACCTTCACACCCCCATGTATCTCTTCCTTGCCAACCTATCCTTCGCTGATATGTCCTCCATTTCTACCTCAGTCCCCAAAATGCTGTTAAATATCCAAACCAAGAGTCAGTCCATCTCTTACAAGAACTGTATCACACAGATGTACTTCTCTATTGTGTTTGTTGTCATTGACAATTTCCTCTTGGGGGTCATGGCCTATGATCGCTTTGTGGCTATCTGCCACCCTCTGAACTATACATCCATCATGCATCCTGGGCTCTGCATTTTACTCACAGTCATTCCATGGGTCCTCAGTAATATTGTTGCCCTGACACACACCCTTCTGCTCACTCGGTTGCTCTTCTGTGACAACAACATTCTCCCACACTTCTTCTGTGACTTGGCTCCTCTGCTAAGACTGTCCTGCTCAGATACAATGATCAATGAGCTTGTGATGTTTGTTGTGGGCTTATCAGTTATCACCTTCCCCTTTGCCCTCATCCTCTTCTCCTATATCTGCATCATCAGAGACATCCTGAGAATCTCATCCACAGAGGGAAAGTGGAAagccttctccacctgcagctctcacCTGACAGTTGTATTACTCTTCTATGGGACCATTGTGGGAGTGTACTTCTTCCCCTCATCGGCTCACcctgaagacacagaaaagatTGGTGCAGTGCTTTTCACGGTAGTGACGCCTATGATGAACCCCTTCATCTATAGCCTGAGGAACAAAGATATGAAAGGTGCTCTGAGAAAGCTCCGCGATAGGAAAATAGTTCTTCGGTTGATGCCCCGGGCATCTGAGCTCCTTTCATCCTCTTAATGAAATGAGTGACTCCGTCTAGACTTTGTGGCATAGTCCTGATTGCTCAGCCTGCTTTTGATGAACTGTTGGATATTTACCTTCTATTTCAACCTTTGAGAGACTGGCAGTTTTCCACATGGGTCTAGTCTTGGAAACAAGACCTCTAACTCCCATGGTAAGCCACAGCAGTAACACACATCTTAATTACAGCCTATATTGCTGTAAATGTtgataataaatgtttataactTAGACAATAACAGGAGCGTGTAATACCTACAGCCTAGCTTTTATGGCTCTGAATACAATTGcaatttctttattcaatctCTATTTTCTAGGTCAGATTTCCTCAGTTTGTTTGGTGAAGATATTATTTGGTGCAGTATTTAATAGTAGCAAACGTGAAAGTACCCACGTTCAAATAATTTAAAGCAACTCTGAGTTAAATGAAGCAAATATACTAACCAGACAACTTCTCAGAATTTTAGTGTAGTGTACATCTCCCACAGGGTAATATAGTATGCAGAATTTCTCAAAATTGAACTTATTCAGTCATACAGAAACTCATTCATCACCTACTAGttcctgggactggcattgtacaAAATACATTTTGGGAAACATGACTCCCGGTGACTTCAATGATTTCAATGTAAAGCCACAAAACCTGTGCATGGAAGATACCAGTTATAGTCCTGACTCTGTCCCCAAGTAGCTATGAAGACCTTATGTAGGTCAGCTCATTTCCTGGGCCTattttctcacctataaaataAGGCCATGGTTCTCATTTTTGACAATTTGTTTCCAACTTAGAGTGTATAACAGAATCCGTTGGGAGAACTTTGTCAAAATTCACATCCACAGACCATGTAATGCCTTCTTTGTTTGACTGGTTTTAATAGTCTTAAATTCAGATTAGCAATCAAATTCATCAAATGCATCCAGAATGAATTTCACTGAGGTTTaagaaaagatacagaaaaccaCACCACATGCCACAGCAACAATACAGTGGCTGTCTGGTGACTCTCAGGTGTACCTTTTAAACATTCCAGTCATTCTACACTGAGATGTGCAAGGTCAAGAGAGAGTGCTGAGTGGATACAGACCACTTCAGTTCAGGAAACTACAGCTCTGGGGTTCCTTAGGCATTGTGCTTTGCTAATTGCATAGCCCTCTAAGGAAGGTAATTAACACCCATTTGCTGGTGGGACTACATCTCGTGAAATATAGGTTACTTATTGATTATGGAGACAGCTGCCAAGGGCATTTGGTCAAGAGTCAAACCCTCAGGCTTCCCTGAGGCTTAACAGACTCAGAtaactgagttcctgtcacccacatgggaaacctggactgagttcctcacTCTCAGCTTcacccagcccagccatggctgttgcagacactgaGGATGTGAATTAGTGGGCAGTAAAATCTGTCTCTATctgactgtctgtctgtctgtctccatctttgtccctctgcctctcaaataagtaaataatttttaaaaaataaaacactcctTAGATGACCCTAAGATGGTAACAAATCAGTGAACCATGTGAGTTCTGACTTCCACTCCAGCACTGGCATTTTGTGAATCTATGTACTATCTGGTTAATGAAAAAGTCTTTCAGATATGCCTTTAAATTACTCTCTagcaaggccagcattgtggcacagtgggacctggatggagttcctggctcctagctttggcctggctcttgtggccatttaagaagtgaaccaatggaggaagatattctctctctctctctctctctctctctttcactctgcctttcaaataaataaaataaatcttaaaaaattaaaataataaaatactctgTAGCTGTTCAAAAGAGGGTGATATTTCCCTGTCCAAATTGTCTTTTGAGTTATTTCCATCTCTGAGCAAACTATCACTGGCTAACTATTTTATCAAGTTTCCCTAATAATTGTAGTATTGTATAGAGAAAAGATTTGGTCCTATAACCTGGCTTTTCAGAAGGTAGTGAGCCATCTATGTGACCTAACATAAGTTGTTTAAAAATTGGaactcattttcctcatctgtaaatggaaataataatctTAACATCCCAAAGCTATTTGTGACAAAATGAGCATGTGAATTAAACGACTGTCATAGTGTCAACTATATAATACATATACAAAACTAAGTATTCCTTATTTTTTAGCTGTCACAACTCCAATATACTTGCCCCAGCAAACTAGATTCATTTGTCTCCAATATATGCTAATTTCTATTCTTTAAACTTATAATCACCTTCTCTGTTTACAAGGAAATACATAATCAGCCACCTGCTCTTCTCAATGGTATCTGAAACTTTTAAATCTCATTTGAGTTTTTATCCATTTTGTAAAATTCATCTGCTTTTGAATGAGCTCCCAAACTAGCCACTTCTCAGTCTTACCTTCCTCAGGTACCTCAGCATCCGCCCTCTTCTACAGACGGCATCAGCAAAGAACATCACGGAGCTCTGCTTTCCTAGTCACAGAGAGTGTCCTGGATTACTAATTAACAGGCATGACTCTTTTTACATTATTGATggaataaaaatggattttttaagaaatttcaagATTACgaagttttttaaaagtcagaagcAGAAAAATTAAGAATACAAAGTGGATTTCTGATGATTCTCCATCAAAGTTCCCACAAAACTGTCAGTCTGGTGAGAAAAATTAACAGGAACATTGTTGTGGTGGAGAAAGGCTCTCCAGTGAAGCTTTGTCAGTCATTTTTCTGCTAAAGTTTTCGTTAACTTTCTCAACACTCTCATAACAAGCGGACATTATTCTTCTTTGGTCCTGCAAAGTCAAGCAGAATGATCTCATCACTCCAAAAAACTGTggccatgacctttgctcttgatcaggcacattttttacatttttaaatttttacattttttacataaggtgaataaatttcatttatttcataaatacagatttagaagcatagtgatactttccagcCTACTCTCCTCCCTGTCCACACTtccaccctctctccttcttcctctttcactGAACCGTTTCCACCTCCTGTAGCCATTtctttggttgtgttttgtcttcaaGACTATAATGATCAATCCATATTTTGTTTCCTATTATGATTTTtccaagaaatgcttcaggatcttgatcccacTTGTTTAAAATTCCCACGTAAACTTCTTGTCTGGAGCCAATCTTTATGCACAACTTTTGGCACCCATTAACCAGGAAGtttgctccactttaattttGCAGTCGTAATTGTGTATGCTGAACTAATTGAGATGTCTGTGGTGTTGGCTGCTATCGTCTTCAGCAAGATTAATTTATTCTTTGCAAATTGATATGGATGGTCTGCTACTGTGGGCTTCGTTTCCTATGTCATCTTGTCccttctttaaataaatcttccatgtaaaaatggtaaaaaaaaaaaaaatgaaaagtcatcCATTTGTAATCTGCTGATTTCTTTGAGTCATCAGAAGACCTGGAGACATAATcccaagaaaggaagagaggatcTAAAGATCCTAATGTGGGGGGCTGGTAATGTAgggtagcgggttaagctgtacTGTTTAGgtgttggagtcctagctgctccacttccaaaccggctccttgctaatgcacctgggaaagcagcagaatatggtccaaggaTGTagactcctgtacccatgtgcgagacccacacgaagctcctggctcctggcttaggcctgacccagcctgaccattgtgggcatttgggcagtgaaccaaga
This window of the Lepus europaeus isolate LE1 chromosome 7, mLepTim1.pri, whole genome shotgun sequence genome carries:
- the LOC133763615 gene encoding olfactory receptor 1S1-like, translating into MRILYSFLQISRNMHQRNQTTISEFILLGLSGQTEQQKLLFVLFLSMYLVTVVGNGLIILAISLDSNLHTPMYLFLANLSFADMSSISTSVPKMLLNIQTKSQSISYKNCITQMYFSIVFVVIDNFLLGVMAYDRFVAICHPLNYTSIMHPGLCILLTVIPWVLSNIVALTHTLLLTRLLFCDNNILPHFFCDLAPLLRLSCSDTMINELVMFVVGLSVITFPFALILFSYICIIRDILRISSTEGKWKAFSTCSSHLTVVLLFYGTIVGVYFFPSSAHPEDTEKIGAVLFTVVTPMMNPFIYSLRNKDMKGALRKLRDRKIVLRLMPRASELLSSS